The DNA sequence ATAGATATCAATTCCGTAAAGACAATCCCTCAACGCTTAAGGTCGACGATTTAATAGCTCGTTTGATGTTATTTGGTCGAAATTGATCAGATTAATTAAAAATTAAAAATTGGTACTTTCGGGTGCCAATTTTTTTTGTTTTAATTTTTCATTAAAATCAGTTATCCATTTATTTAAAGCATCTTTTTTAAAATTATTTTTTATATTTTGCTTTATTGGGGTAGGGATCATCTCTGTTGGCGTTAAGTGATCATCGTCGATCATTGCTAAAAATTGATCTGGGTGTTGATTTCTTTGTTCTAGTGCATGCAGGACAGTTTGACCAAACAAAGAGCTATGTAATTTTTCATATTGACCTGGCTTTAATAAATAAGCCCCTTCAAGAAATTCTATGGCGGCGGGATTTTTATCAGGTGATGACATAATTAAATCATATTGATTTGGCGAGTCTAAGAAGCGCTGGGCTTCAAGGGTTGCCCCTGCGGCAAGCATCATTTTTATAGCGCGCAGCCCTATTTCGCCATGAAGTATTTGCTCTGTTGCAAGAAAAGACAAAATAGAGTTACCGCATCGGTAGATAAAGTTAGTATCTCTAGGCTTGCATCTTAAAATCTCTTCAAGAACTGATGGACACATAAAATCAGTGGCATGCCCTAAAAGAGTTTTGTTTTCAGAGTTTCGTAAGTTAACATCTGCACCGTGGTCAAGAAGTA is a window from the Candidatus Dependentiae bacterium genome containing:
- a CDS encoding ankyrin repeat domain-containing protein; the protein is VENRPAIYYAALENNYQMCELLLKAGANPNQPSGEGLNRTPIWKAIFNENFLLAQLFINYGADINHKDNTDVHISAFCIVCQSLICLEALLALKKKDGSRAIDLNETTQGRSPLAITVHSMDKERLGRAKILLQAGVDVNGHSKAYEEHPTPIWLAVRSRDLKMIQLLLDHGADVNLRNSENKTLLGHATDFMCPSVLEEILRCKPRDTNFIYRCGNSILSFLATEQILHGEIGLRAIKMMLAAGATLEAQRFLDSPNQYDLIMSSPDKNPAAIEFLEGAYLLKPGQYEKLHSSLFGQTVLHALEQRNQHPDQFLAMIDDDHLTPTEMIPTPIKQNIKNNFKKDALNKWITDFNEKLKQKKLAPESTNF